In one window of Paucibacter aquatile DNA:
- a CDS encoding response regulator transcription factor, with the protein MANILLVEDDLPLGNSLQRVLTVAGHHVVWLRNGGDARRFLGDMEFSLLLLDIGLPDELGLDVLAWFRQLGRQTPVMLLTARDSVGERVLGLDAGADDYLGKPFAMEELLSRVRALLRRHSGQVSNTWQLGPLSIDTARRRVQLSGQEVALSAREYDILLALAAEPGRVLTRAQIEARHQLSDTLDSNATDVHVYKLRKKLGNEWIGTVRGVGYVLDLPEGQA; encoded by the coding sequence ATGGCCAACATCCTGCTTGTCGAAGACGATCTGCCCCTGGGTAACTCCCTGCAACGCGTGCTGACCGTGGCCGGCCACCATGTGGTGTGGCTGCGCAATGGCGGAGATGCCCGGCGCTTCCTGGGCGATATGGAGTTTTCGCTGCTGCTGCTGGACATCGGCCTTCCCGACGAACTGGGCCTGGATGTGCTGGCCTGGTTCCGCCAGCTCGGGCGCCAGACGCCAGTGATGCTGCTGACCGCCCGCGACAGCGTCGGTGAGCGCGTGCTGGGCCTGGACGCTGGCGCCGACGATTACCTGGGCAAGCCCTTCGCCATGGAGGAGCTGCTCTCGCGCGTGCGCGCCCTGCTGCGCCGCCACAGCGGCCAGGTCAGCAACACCTGGCAGCTGGGCCCCTTGAGCATCGACACCGCACGCCGTCGCGTGCAGCTGAGCGGTCAGGAGGTGGCCTTGTCGGCCCGCGAGTACGACATCCTGCTGGCCCTGGCAGCCGAACCGGGCCGGGTGCTGACCCGTGCCCAGATCGAAGCGCGCCACCAGCTCAGCGACACCTTGGACAGCAATGCCACCGATGTGCATGTCTACAAGCTGCGCAAGAAGCTTGGCAACGAATGGATCGGCACCGTGCGCGGAGTGGGTTATGTACTGGATCTTCCCGAAGGCCAGGCATGA
- a CDS encoding tetratricopeptide repeat protein encodes MSLKLRARAGVLAAVAGLCLAGAVRAETPQACDRAYQQLSAEIVAQARAARAADNGYPALLKRWQAEGARCKGSGIYEIRLAQVQMLNGDHAGARAQLDALPEGGKAYAREQRLARLWLTYWQTDADKEPARWAELLRTLASLTRQNPDDAEAQALHGFALLASGEDRLAIQALQAALRGPASSDRYDHYKALMLAHVNLGDFAQAETMLEQAYELNPALTSDPAAVMAALAISVKQGNTRLAGNLIVIIKARHPQLRQLPAFQALVAEQEASEKKR; translated from the coding sequence ATGAGTTTGAAGCTGCGCGCGCGCGCCGGAGTGCTGGCCGCCGTGGCCGGTCTGTGCTTGGCCGGCGCTGTTCGGGCGGAGACGCCCCAGGCCTGTGATCGGGCCTACCAGCAGCTGTCCGCTGAAATCGTGGCCCAGGCCCGGGCGGCCCGGGCTGCGGACAACGGCTATCCGGCCCTGCTGAAGCGTTGGCAGGCCGAAGGCGCCCGCTGCAAGGGCAGTGGGATCTACGAGATTCGACTGGCCCAGGTGCAGATGCTCAATGGCGACCACGCGGGCGCCCGGGCCCAGCTGGACGCGCTGCCGGAGGGCGGCAAGGCGTATGCCCGTGAGCAACGTCTGGCCCGCCTGTGGCTGACCTACTGGCAGACCGATGCCGACAAGGAGCCCGCGCGCTGGGCCGAGTTGCTCCGGACTCTGGCCAGCCTGACCCGCCAGAACCCGGACGACGCCGAAGCGCAGGCCCTGCACGGCTTCGCCCTGCTGGCCAGCGGCGAGGACCGGCTCGCAATCCAGGCCCTGCAGGCCGCGCTGCGCGGCCCGGCCAGCAGCGATCGCTACGACCACTACAAGGCGCTGATGCTGGCGCATGTCAATCTTGGCGACTTTGCACAGGCCGAGACCATGCTGGAGCAGGCCTACGAACTCAATCCGGCGCTCACCAGCGACCCGGCTGCCGTGATGGCCGCGCTGGCGATCAGTGTGAAGCAGGGCAATACCCGTCTGGCCGGCAACCTGATCGTGATCATCAAGGCCCGGCATCCGCAATTGCGGCAGCTCCCGGCCTTTCAGGCGCTGGTGGCGGAGCAAGAGGCTAGCGAGAAAAAGCGCTGA
- a CDS encoding hydroxymethylglutaryl-CoA lyase yields the protein MSKLPTHVTLVDVGPRDGLQNEKQAVSTEDKAQLVALLQAAGLKEIEVTSFVSPKWVPQMADNAAVMAAIARQPGVRYSVLTPNLKGFESALATRPDEIVVFAAASEAFSQKNINCSIAESIERFVPVVEAAHAAGIKVRGALSCAVGCPYEGDVSADQVERVVQLMKGIGVDHLGVADTIGVGTPRKVQAAMERALKHYPLVEVSGHFHDTYGQALANIYACLELGVHHFDTSVAGLGGCPYAKGATGNVASEDVVFMFNGLGIDTGIDLDRLVDAGAFISGVLGRPPVSRVARALLAKRQG from the coding sequence ATGAGCAAGCTACCTACCCACGTCACCCTCGTCGATGTCGGTCCTCGCGATGGCCTGCAGAACGAAAAACAGGCGGTGTCTACCGAGGACAAGGCGCAGCTGGTGGCCCTGCTGCAGGCGGCGGGCCTGAAGGAGATCGAGGTCACCAGCTTTGTGTCGCCGAAGTGGGTGCCGCAGATGGCGGACAACGCGGCGGTGATGGCGGCCATCGCCCGCCAGCCTGGCGTGCGCTATTCGGTGCTGACGCCCAATCTCAAGGGCTTCGAGTCGGCCCTGGCGACCCGGCCCGACGAGATCGTGGTGTTTGCGGCGGCCTCCGAGGCTTTCAGCCAGAAGAACATCAACTGCAGCATTGCCGAGAGCATCGAGCGTTTCGTGCCCGTGGTGGAGGCCGCGCATGCAGCCGGCATCAAGGTGCGCGGCGCCTTGTCCTGCGCAGTGGGCTGCCCCTACGAGGGGGACGTCAGCGCCGATCAGGTGGAGCGCGTGGTGCAGCTGATGAAGGGCATTGGTGTCGATCACCTGGGCGTGGCCGACACCATCGGCGTGGGCACGCCACGCAAGGTGCAGGCTGCGATGGAACGGGCGCTCAAGCATTACCCGCTGGTGGAGGTCAGCGGGCATTTCCACGACACCTACGGCCAGGCCCTGGCCAATATCTACGCCTGCCTGGAGCTGGGCGTGCATCACTTCGATACCAGCGTCGCCGGCCTCGGCGGCTGCCCCTATGCCAAGGGCGCCACCGGCAATGTGGCCAGCGAGGATGTGGTCTTCATGTTCAACGGTCTGGGCATCGACACCGGCATCGATCTGGACCGTCTGGTCGACGCCGGCGCCTTCATCTCCGGCGTGCTGGGCCGACCGCCGGTCTCGCGGGTGGCTCGGGCGCTGCTGGCCAAACGCCAGGGCTGA
- a CDS encoding GIN domain-containing protein, producing MFGLVLGRCVWARESAAGLASQAAAPALVRQALPAFSKLQLDGAMDLQLLAAADAASLELPAGRVRAWVDGETLHLMAPTLGTVASDLGLQARPQLRLQLTSESLQSIELRGSSQVQIGRLQAGRLKLVLSGSGSLRVEQLEAGQLDLNVHGSGHLNLGQVHAQRLGLHLSASGQVQMASLRAEQLEARLRASGGVSVGTGRAVQQEWVMSGSGDVRAAGLQGQRATLRAYGSGDADLGRLEQLQISLYGSGDVSYAGQPLLQLWMPGSGSLRPRAEEALAGMP from the coding sequence ATGTTCGGGCTTGTGCTGGGCCGGTGCGTCTGGGCGCGGGAGTCGGCGGCGGGCCTTGCGAGCCAGGCCGCTGCGCCGGCCCTGGTCCGCCAGGCCCTGCCCGCATTCAGCAAACTGCAGCTCGATGGTGCCATGGATCTGCAGCTGCTGGCCGCGGCGGACGCGGCCAGTCTGGAACTGCCGGCCGGCCGCGTGCGGGCCTGGGTGGACGGCGAGACGCTGCACCTGATGGCGCCGACCCTGGGCACGGTGGCCAGCGATCTGGGCTTGCAGGCGCGGCCGCAGCTGCGTTTGCAGCTGACGAGCGAATCGCTGCAGTCCATTGAGTTGCGCGGCTCCAGCCAGGTGCAGATCGGCCGACTGCAGGCTGGGCGACTCAAGCTCGTGCTGAGCGGTTCGGGCAGCCTGCGGGTCGAGCAGCTGGAGGCCGGTCAGCTGGACCTGAATGTGCATGGCTCGGGCCATCTGAACCTGGGCCAGGTGCATGCACAGCGCCTGGGCCTGCATCTGAGTGCTTCGGGCCAGGTGCAGATGGCCAGCTTGCGTGCCGAACAGCTGGAGGCTCGCCTGCGCGCCTCGGGCGGGGTGAGCGTGGGCACAGGGCGCGCCGTGCAGCAGGAATGGGTGATGTCGGGCAGCGGTGATGTGCGGGCGGCCGGGCTGCAGGGGCAGCGTGCCACCTTGCGCGCCTACGGCAGTGGCGATGCAGATCTGGGCCGGCTGGAGCAGTTGCAGATCAGCCTCTATGGCTCGGGCGATGTCAGCTATGCCGGCCAGCCGCTGCTGCAGTTGTGGATGCCGGGTTCGGGCTCGCTGCGGCCACGCGCCGAAGAGGCTCTGGCCGGCATGCCTTGA
- a CDS encoding TIGR03118 family protein, protein MLPHSLSRLALACLGVLALSGVAQASGSGLNAFVQTNLVANSDKYKPTALVDPDLVNPWGIALRPPGIGGHIWTSNAGTGTTTTYIGDVNGLPLHQDGLKLVPIVTSARDRDPFSTGSDGVAQVTGQVYNAASDVAGQPLEFKVGGPAVNYNNGQSAGVIEGSAKFVFVTMDGTINAWRSGTNPGMLEAVVVKDYSLIQPAAQGLRVAPGYTGVAMTTDAWRLDAQGQKLADNRLYAADFANGRIQTFDNQWQDVTAAGSFARPEGLAASYHPFNVQVMGDRVYVAWAENSFEIDEPTEEIPGAGFGRIAAYDRDGRLLQDFSDHSLLNAPWGMAMAPQSFGAFAGALLVANFGDGTIAGYDVNTGASLGYLRDAQGEVISIDGIWGLTFGNGVALGDANALYFTAGPDEERDGLLGKLELAPVPEPGTVVLMSLGLLGLLGRRGLQACRQRRQA, encoded by the coding sequence ATGCTGCCTCACTCCCTGTCCCGCCTTGCCCTGGCTTGCCTGGGCGTTCTCGCCCTCAGCGGCGTGGCCCAAGCTTCTGGCTCGGGCCTGAATGCTTTTGTGCAGACCAATCTGGTCGCCAACAGCGACAAGTACAAACCCACCGCCTTGGTGGACCCCGATCTGGTCAACCCCTGGGGCATTGCCTTGCGCCCGCCTGGCATTGGCGGCCACATCTGGACCAGCAATGCCGGCACCGGCACCACCACCACCTACATCGGCGACGTCAACGGCCTGCCCCTGCATCAGGACGGGCTCAAGCTCGTGCCCATCGTCACCAGCGCGCGAGACCGCGACCCCTTCTCCACCGGCAGTGACGGTGTCGCCCAGGTGACCGGTCAGGTCTACAACGCTGCCAGCGATGTGGCCGGCCAGCCGCTGGAATTCAAGGTCGGCGGCCCGGCCGTCAACTACAACAACGGCCAGAGCGCCGGTGTCATCGAAGGCTCGGCCAAGTTCGTCTTCGTGACCATGGATGGCACCATCAATGCCTGGCGCAGCGGCACCAACCCCGGCATGTTGGAGGCGGTGGTGGTCAAGGATTACTCCCTGATCCAGCCGGCCGCCCAAGGCCTGCGCGTGGCACCGGGCTACACCGGCGTGGCCATGACGACCGATGCCTGGCGCCTGGATGCCCAGGGCCAGAAGCTGGCCGACAACCGCCTCTACGCCGCTGACTTTGCCAACGGCCGCATCCAGACCTTTGACAACCAATGGCAGGACGTCACCGCCGCCGGCAGCTTTGCCCGGCCCGAGGGCCTGGCCGCCAGCTACCACCCCTTCAATGTGCAGGTGATGGGCGACCGGGTCTATGTGGCCTGGGCCGAGAACTCCTTCGAGATCGATGAGCCGACCGAGGAGATCCCCGGCGCCGGCTTTGGCCGCATCGCCGCCTACGACCGCGACGGTCGTTTGCTGCAGGATTTCTCCGACCACAGCCTGCTCAACGCCCCCTGGGGCATGGCGATGGCGCCGCAGAGCTTTGGCGCCTTTGCCGGCGCCTTGCTGGTGGCCAATTTCGGCGACGGCACGATTGCCGGCTACGACGTGAACACCGGCGCATCGCTGGGCTATCTGCGCGATGCGCAGGGCGAGGTGATCAGCATCGACGGCATCTGGGGCCTGACCTTTGGCAACGGCGTGGCCTTGGGCGACGCCAATGCCCTGTACTTCACCGCCGGCCCGGACGAAGAGCGCGATGGCCTGCTGGGCAAGCTGGAGCTGGCGCCGGTGCCCGAGCCCGGCACGGTGGTCTTGATGAGCCTGGGTTTGCTGGGTCTCTTGGGCCGGCGCGGCCTGCAGGCCTGTCGCCAGCGCCGCCAGGCCTGA
- a CDS encoding ATP-binding protein, with translation MSFLAHKMQPEGAAAAPYPSLIQRLIAWQALALVLAWLVLAGMLTWRGVAWGEAEVQTRMQRMATVLASAALSPEPELKQRMDATESAVMALLGLDEEFAQGLRSAYQLWDRDGRLLYRSANAPSSRLDAPPPAGQAPFWQVQRSDPGQGMGRVLLIAEPREIAFSAVLPVLWLVLQSQLGVFLWHGLVIWLSVRVGLRPLAQLAQRIAKRRAGDTAPVQVDRLYAETAPVLRELNELLAHEAQRLDKERRFLADAAHELRTPLAAVNAQAHLLLSEEDGQARREAAGALKQGIARVSHLLAQLLTLARAEAGASAQPEQRSELDAADLLRGRVALLAGLARPRGIELSLTAPEQLPFRLEREGFCSIVDNLIDNAIRYTAPGGRVEISLSLLPDQSLEFCVRDNGRGIAPDQRERVFERFYRVPGSSEQGTGLGLAIVRRIADREGAELRFVDGLDQRGLGLCLRLPPGAPATA, from the coding sequence ATGAGCTTCCTGGCCCACAAGATGCAGCCCGAAGGTGCCGCCGCAGCCCCCTACCCCTCACTGATCCAGCGCCTGATCGCCTGGCAGGCCCTGGCTCTGGTGCTGGCCTGGTTGGTGCTGGCCGGGATGCTGACCTGGCGCGGCGTGGCCTGGGGTGAAGCCGAGGTGCAGACCCGCATGCAGCGCATGGCCACGGTGCTGGCCAGTGCCGCCCTGAGCCCCGAACCCGAGCTGAAGCAACGCATGGACGCGACCGAGAGCGCTGTCATGGCCCTGCTCGGCCTCGACGAGGAGTTTGCCCAAGGACTGCGCTCGGCCTACCAGCTCTGGGATCGCGACGGCCGCCTGCTCTACCGCAGCGCCAATGCGCCCAGCAGCCGGCTGGACGCCCCACCGCCGGCCGGCCAAGCGCCGTTCTGGCAGGTGCAGCGCTCCGACCCGGGCCAAGGCATGGGCCGGGTGCTGCTGATTGCCGAGCCGCGCGAGATCGCCTTCAGCGCCGTGCTGCCGGTGCTGTGGCTGGTGCTGCAATCGCAGCTGGGCGTCTTCCTCTGGCACGGCTTGGTCATCTGGCTCAGCGTGCGCGTCGGACTGCGCCCCTTGGCCCAGCTGGCCCAGCGCATCGCCAAACGGCGGGCGGGCGACACCGCGCCGGTGCAGGTGGACCGCCTGTATGCCGAGACCGCCCCGGTGCTGCGCGAACTCAACGAACTCTTGGCCCATGAAGCCCAGCGCCTGGACAAGGAGCGCCGCTTCCTGGCCGACGCCGCCCATGAATTGCGCACGCCCCTGGCTGCCGTCAATGCACAGGCCCATCTGCTGCTCAGCGAGGAAGACGGCCAAGCCCGGCGCGAAGCGGCCGGCGCGCTCAAGCAAGGCATTGCCCGGGTCTCCCACCTGCTGGCCCAGCTGCTGACCCTGGCTCGGGCCGAAGCTGGCGCAAGCGCTCAGCCCGAGCAACGCAGCGAGCTCGACGCGGCCGACCTGCTGCGCGGCCGCGTGGCCCTGCTGGCCGGCCTGGCGCGACCGCGTGGCATCGAGCTGTCACTGACTGCGCCGGAGCAACTGCCCTTCCGCTTGGAGCGCGAAGGCTTTTGCTCCATCGTCGACAACCTGATCGACAACGCCATCCGCTACACCGCGCCGGGTGGCCGCGTCGAGATCAGCCTCAGCCTGCTGCCCGACCAGAGCCTGGAGTTCTGCGTGCGCGACAACGGCCGCGGCATCGCCCCCGATCAACGCGAGCGCGTGTTCGAGCGCTTCTACCGCGTGCCGGGCAGCAGCGAGCAGGGCACCGGCCTGGGCCTGGCCATCGTGCGGCGGATTGCCGATCGCGAGGGCGCAGAGCTGCGCTTTGTGGACGGCCTGGACCAGCGCGGCCTTGGGCTGTGCCTGCGCCTGCCGCCCGGCGCGCCGGCGACGGCCTGA
- a CDS encoding dienelactone hydrolase family protein, producing MAQMIEFQRPDGAHSPAYLALASRPDAPGLILLQEWWGLNDNIRATADRYAAAGFHTLAPDLYRGRQASDADEASHLMSGLSFADATHQDLAGALRHLREHCGSPKVGVSGFCMGGALSVAAAVHVQGLSAASCFYGIPPADFAAPQDVAIPFQGHYADIDDWCTPEAVRAFVAQLPPGAEIHHYPAAHGFFNSSRAHVYDAACAEQAWQRTLTFLRARLG from the coding sequence ATGGCCCAGATGATCGAGTTCCAGCGCCCCGACGGCGCCCACAGCCCCGCCTACCTGGCCCTGGCCTCACGGCCCGATGCGCCGGGTTTGATCCTGTTACAGGAATGGTGGGGGCTGAACGACAACATCCGCGCCACCGCCGACCGCTATGCGGCGGCCGGCTTTCACACCCTGGCGCCCGATCTCTACCGTGGCCGCCAGGCCAGCGATGCCGACGAGGCCAGCCACTTGATGAGTGGACTGAGCTTTGCCGACGCCACCCACCAGGACCTGGCCGGCGCCCTGCGCCATCTGCGCGAGCACTGCGGCAGCCCCAAGGTCGGGGTCAGCGGCTTTTGCATGGGCGGCGCACTGTCGGTGGCGGCCGCCGTACATGTGCAGGGGCTGTCCGCCGCCAGCTGCTTCTACGGCATCCCGCCGGCGGATTTTGCGGCGCCGCAGGACGTGGCTATCCCCTTCCAGGGCCACTACGCCGACATCGACGATTGGTGCACGCCCGAAGCGGTGCGAGCCTTCGTGGCCCAGCTGCCGCCGGGCGCAGAAATCCACCACTACCCGGCCGCCCACGGCTTCTTCAACAGCAGCCGCGCCCATGTGTATGACGCGGCCTGCGCCGAGCAGGCCTGGCAGCGCACGTTGACTTTCCTGCGCGCGCGCCTGGGCTGA